Genomic segment of Phycisphaerae bacterium:
GTCAGAGGAAAACTGCCTGGGAGATTCGCCGCTACGACGCCAAAGCCCCCTCTCGGGTTCGTTTCGCAGCCCTCGGAGTTGTTCCAATAGTCAAAAACCGCCCAATCAATCCCTTCGCGCCGACCCCAAACGAGATTGGCGGAGCGACGACTCCGGCGATCGCCACGATTGAAGTACGCAAAGTCCGCGTATCGCTCGTGGTGACTTCGGGTGGCGGGCGAATACCAAAACCCATGTTGTACGGCAAAATCTGCGAGCTTTCTTCTGCGTCGACGGATCCTACGTTGAATGGCAATCCCGCCAAGAATACCGAGAACGAAACCGAGAGCGATACACACCGCCGCGAATGCTTCGTTGGATTCCCGAAGATCGATGTACACGGTATATCAACCCACGTACCGGTCCTGTCGAACGTAGTGCGGGATCCGCTCGACAAACCCTTCGATCAAGGACATCAGGCCGGATAACTCCTCGGCCTTGTAGCGGCGCGAGCGGGTGATCATGGCGACGCGGCCGCCAAGCTGCCAGTCGGCCGCGGGCGAGGCCATGAGGTATTCCATCATTTTTGGATGGATCAAATCGTAGGCGAACTTCCGGTCCTCTGCGCTGACGTGGAATCGCCTGCTGAATTCCTCGCTCTCGAAGTCGATGTCGTCGAAGCCCACGAACCCGGCGAGCTTGTCAAAAAAATGCTCCTGGCGGATGCACATCCGTGACAGCACCACGTCGATCCGGGCGACGACGATGCCGTAGTGATGCGTCTGCTGGTTCTTGCCGCTGCCGGTCGTGTATTTGTAGTCGAACATCTCCCAGTCGATGCGGCCGCGCCGGCCGTGAATTAGGTTGTGTGATCGCCGGCTATGACCGGCATCGAACGGCTTGAAGCCCATGTATTGTTCGTGATGATCTCCGGCATAGGGGCTGAAGGAAAAACCGTGTTGCAGGGCGAAGGCCGCGAGATCCTTGCGGCGCTTGGCCGAAGCGAGAAAAGCGCCGACGACGATGGCGAGCGCGACCAGGCCGGCGAGAAAAAACGCGCCGATGGGCAATCCGTCCGACTTAACTGCCAGTAACTCCGTCATTGCCATTCCCGAGCAATCAGAATTTTTCTGCTTGCGCGCCTCGGAATCCGTGTCAATTCGGGTGGCACGGTCTCGCAGCAGCGAGGCCGTGGTGCGCATGACCAACACGGCCTGCCCGCTTCGCGGTCAGACCGTGCCACCCGTGAATGTGTATGTTTAATCTGGGACACCGCAATAATCATGCTCCGATAATCGCGCCGGGACGCGGTGAATGATACCTATAAATCTTGACTCCGCACGTCGGTTCTGATAAATTCGACGTATCCAGTCCATTGGGCGGCGGTGCATTCCATCGCCGATTCCAGCGTGCCCGCCGCGTCGTCGGCGGATAAGGGTCGAAGACATCAAACCTTTTTCGGAGGCATCCATGAACGATTCCTTAATCCGATTCAATCACCGCGCGAAGGCCATCTTATGCTTGACGCTGGTGGTCGCGATGCACGTCGTGGTCGGCTGCGGCGGGGCGCCGTCGTTGTTTCCCGAATCGGGGAATCTCATCCCCCTGACGCCCGACCACCCGATGGCCCAGGCGCTGGCGGGCACGCCGTTTTCCAGCGCAACGGCCGTTGAGGTGAACGCGGCGACGAATCAGTTCCGTCTGGTATTTCCCGACGGCGCGCAACAACAGATCTCCGGCACATTTTCATTCGACGGCGGCAAGGCGTATGTGAGCCGACTCACGGTGGCGGAGGGGGCGATGTCGGCGACAGTGTCGTTCGCCGCGAACCAGCAGATCACGAGCATCAACACTTCGGCGGGCCCCAGTTGGGCGCGCCCGGGAGAGGATGTGGCCAAGGTGAGTCTCGCCGCGTCCAATCGGCCGAACACCGTCGATTCCTTTCTCGAGGCCAATGCGGACCTGATGGAGGCCGCGCAGGAATTCGATTCGCAGGGTGTCGTCACGTCGCCCATCGGCGGGCCCGCGAATGAAGGCGCGACCGGCGGTCAGACCGTCAAGACCGGCACGGCATTCGGACCGCTCGCGTTCGTGTTCGCGATGATGATCTTTATCCCTCTCGGCATCGGTGCGACGATCATCTTTCTTATCGAGTTGGTCGTGGCCGCGACGGCGCTTGTCTGATCTGCCGAACCTCAAGCGCAGGGGGTTTGAATTCACAAGAGCCCGGGCCAAGCTTGGCCCGGGCTTTTTTTGCGCGTCAAGAGCTTCGTCTATTTCTTGAAAAGCGGCCCCGGGGCGGCGTCGGCATTCTGTTCGACGACAATGGTGTTTTCGCCGTATTCGCTGCCGGGGACATCCTTCGACGCCTTGCCCTTGGCGCCGATCAGCTCGACTTTTTCATCCGCCCGTGCGGTGACGCGCTTGGCAACGGCCATCAGGTCGGCGGTGAGCTTCTCCTTGTTGATCCGCGTGATCTCGTTGCAGGAATTGACCAATTCGCCGATGTATCGTGTGAAGATGCTCCGCCGGTCGGTCTCGTAGCGCTGTTTCTTGCGGCGGTTTAGATAGGCCTGGAGCTTGCGGCCGCAGTCCTGTACGGCGAGCTTGATCTCCTTGCGAATTTCGTCGTAATCGGCGATGGCTTCCTTGCCCTCGCTGGTGAACGGGACCCAGACGCTGGCCATGTGGACGAGGATTGCCAAGGGGCCCTGCGGGAGGCTGCCCGAGGGCTGCGAGAGACCGTAGCGCCGCCAGTCGATGTCGAGGACGGCCTTGTAGATGCAGCACGCGGAGAGTTGGTAGAGCAGTGGCACGCGGTTGGCGTAGCGCATGAGCTTGGCCTGCGTCGGCGCGCGGGCTTCCGTCACCACTTTGCCACGGCGGACGACGGCTTCATTCGCCGCCGCATCCTGCTCCGTTGCCGTCGGATCGGGGCCGAGTTCACCGCCGTAGGCGAGACCGACCTCGATCTGAAAGGGATTACCGCGATAGACCGCCGGGCTGCGCGTCGCCGCGGTGAAGAATTCCGCCTTCACGCCCTTGAGCAAGCCCGCGAGGATCTGGTCCGGGCCGATGGGCGAGAGGCAGTCCGTCGCCGGTGCGCGGATCGGCGTCTCCTGCATCGCTTTGTAGAGCGTCTCGGCTTCATGCGTGCCAATCCGTGTCGGCCGGGCCTGGCCCGTAAGCCCTGCTTGCTTGCAGATCGTCGTCGCCGTCGCCGAACTGATGCGGCTGAACTCCTTGTGCAGGAATTGGGCGAGCGTGCGATCGCGCGTGTCCTTGAGCATCTTGATCAGGACGCCCAGCTCGATGCCGTAGGGATGCGGCTTGATCTCGACGGCCGGCGGCGGGACGGTCTCGCTGGCGCGAGGAAACTCCATGCCGATGCCTTCGGGATCGACGAATTCGAACCGCGCGTGCGGGTTGGCGATAGCCGTCAGTTCGAGGTACTCGTCGACCGACGCCCGGCCCTTCTGATACGTGGCGACGAGTTCGATCTTCACTTCCGTACCGTGCGGCCAGTCGACCTTGACCGTCGTGTCCTTGACGATCTGCGGATCGTTGGTCTTGGTGTTGATCTGCAATTCGTAATAATGTGCCTCAGAGCGACCGGTCCGCGAGGTGATCCGCACGCTCTTGCCGGTCGTGAGCAGGCCGTACATGCCGGCGGCGGAGATGCCGATGCCCTGCTGGC
This window contains:
- a CDS encoding DNA topoisomerase VI subunit B, giving the protein MSKSQREISVSEFFAKNRHLLGFDNKRKALLTTVKEAVDNSLDACEEAGILPDIFVKIEQTDAERYVVTVRDNGPGIVKNQIPNIFGKLLYGSKFHRLKMSRGQQGIGISAAGMYGLLTTGKSVRITSRTGRSEAHYYELQINTKTNDPQIVKDTTVKVDWPHGTEVKIELVATYQKGRASVDEYLELTAIANPHARFEFVDPEGIGMEFPRASETVPPPAVEIKPHPYGIELGVLIKMLKDTRDRTLAQFLHKEFSRISSATATTICKQAGLTGQARPTRIGTHEAETLYKAMQETPIRAPATDCLSPIGPDQILAGLLKGVKAEFFTAATRSPAVYRGNPFQIEVGLAYGGELGPDPTATEQDAAANEAVVRRGKVVTEARAPTQAKLMRYANRVPLLYQLSACCIYKAVLDIDWRRYGLSQPSGSLPQGPLAILVHMASVWVPFTSEGKEAIADYDEIRKEIKLAVQDCGRKLQAYLNRRKKQRYETDRRSIFTRYIGELVNSCNEITRINKEKLTADLMAVAKRVTARADEKVELIGAKGKASKDVPGSEYGENTIVVEQNADAAPGPLFKK